From Penicillium psychrofluorescens genome assembly, chromosome: 1, one genomic window encodes:
- a CDS encoding uncharacterized protein (ID:PFLUO_001416-T1.cds;~source:funannotate), giving the protein MFAQRNNSSSVRFIVAGALTSIFALTFLLFGREHSDVALKYIIKTPSHCEPQPHFPSLLHTPLRNESWEFIVERDGNNHGLSEEQCRTAFPKLFVEIDKSASLRTENKVTFKDLDSRNVEDGMVRGIIDRGELYIVDFAAMPVTATRAHATLNSLHRALMAFPDRHMLPSIEFIFTTEDFDNEPTGLAPIWAYSKRDSDDSVWLMPDFGYWAWPEVQIGPYHEVRRRIAAIDDGETDAQGALVPGLRFQDKKKQLVWRGSLATNPPVRGKLLKSSLGRSWASVRVIDWDDENDLRYNLLPIEDHCRYMFLAHTEGRSFSGRGKYLLNCRSVVISHPLEWREAHHAALVSSGLDANYVEVDRDFADLPHKIDYLIDHPEVAERIANNAVRTFRDRYLTPAAESCYWRHLVRQYASVCDFEPVLFSTDRDGKKHPRGVPFEMWLLRR; this is encoded by the exons ATGTTCGCACAGCGAAACAATTCATCCTCAGTCCGCTTTATCGTTGCAGGCGCCCTGACATCCATTTTCGCTCTCACattcctcctcttcggtcGCGAACACAGCGACGTGGCCCTCAAATATATCATCAAGACACCCTCTCACTGCGAGCCTCAGCCTCATTTCCCATCATTGCTACATACACCATTGAGAAACGAGAGCTGGGAGTTTATCGTTGAGCGCGATGGAAATAACCACGGCCTTTCGGAGGAGCAATGCCGCACTGCTTTCCCGAAACTCTTTGTTGAAATTGATAAGTCGGCCTCGTTGAGGACGGAGAATAAAGTCACGTTTAAAGACTTGGACTCTCGAaatgtggaagatgggatGGTACGAGGGATAATCGATCGCGGAGAG CTCTATATCGTCGACTTTGCAGCCATGCCCGTTACAGCGACTCGAGCACACGCCACGTTGAACTCGCTACACCGTGCCCTCATGGCATTCCCGGATCGCCATATGCTGCCCAGTATCGAGTTCATCTTCACGACAGAGGACTTTGACAACGAGCCAACAGGTCTGGCACCTATCTGGGCATACTCGAAACGCGACTCCGACGACTCCGTGTGGCTGATGCCAGACTTTGGATACTGGGCCTGGCCCGAGGTGCAGATAGGCCCATACCACGAAGTGAGGCGGCGCATTGCAGCGATTGACGATGGCGAGACGGACGCACAAGGCGCACTTGTCCCCGGCTTGCGCTTCcaggacaagaagaagcagctcgTCTGGCGCGGAAGCCTGGCAACAAACCCGCCGGTGCGCGGGAAGCTGCTCAAATCCTCGCTGGGCCGTAGCTGGGCCAGCGTGCGCGTGATCGACTGGGATGACGAGAACGATCTCCGCTACAACCTCTTGCCCATCGAGGACCACTGCCGCTACATGTTCCTCGCTCACACCGAGGGCCGCAGCTTCTCCGGCCGGGGCAAGTATCTGCTGAACTGTCGCTCCGTGGTTATTTCGCACCCGCTCGAATGGCGTGAGGCGCATCATGCTGCGCTGGTGTCGTCGGGCCTGGACGCGAACTACGTCGAGGTGGACCGTGATTTTGCGGATTTGCCGCATAAGATTGATTACTTGATCGACCACCCGGAGGTTGCGGAGCGTATAGCGAACAATGCTGTGCGCACTTTCCGTGACCGCTATCTCACCCCTGCTGCGGAGTCGTGCTACTGGCGCCATTTGGTACGGCAGTATGCTTCAGTGTGCGATTTCGAGCCCGTGCTCTTTTCGACAGATCGCGATGGTAAAAAACATCCTCGTGGCGTGCCGTTTGAGATGTGGCTGCTTAGACGATGA
- a CDS encoding uncharacterized protein (ID:PFLUO_001414-T1.cds;~source:funannotate), producing MIGLALFGASIRYSINQLTDLCKEYLVSTAEIRIEDEVFTYFMYWISRQPHMKRTNRFIAGVRMSDYYDSDSDSEDEDDGFGDEFLDDEDDDEEPSSSSGSFDDYWAKIISRDKYKEVRFTPALGRHIFWYQGQPIMLERRHQSDTAKLLASEKVFLSCLGRNPAVLKKMLADAQQAYVERDGSRTIIYRGQRRWSGNSFYWVRCMARAPRPLSTVVLDQEQKQAFVDDIKEYLHPRTRRWYSNRGIPYRRGYLLHGPPGTGKTSLCFAAAGMLGLKIYLLNLNSKALDEDSLMSLFADLPRRCIVLLEDVDTAGVTHSRGKTATTNDVSNADDPTKADETIDLDTLPDEAEKDGITLSGLLNVIDGVAASEGRILVMTTNHEDKLDAALLRPGRVDMSITFGFTSRADIEELFSSIYITMERDLPRMPLAQPLSNSSAKSASISSDTVVVEKPESIKEVNDKEKEEERPNKELQQRLESLRAHISLMASEFASIVPSGEFTAAEIQGYLLNHKDRPEKAIAGAEAWVQSVREKRRAREEN from the coding sequence ATGATCGGGCTAGCCCTCTTCGGCGCATCGATCCGCTACAGCATCAATCAGCTCACGGATCTCTGCAAGGAGTACCTCGTGTCAACGGCCGAGATCCGGATCGAAGATGAGGTCTTCACGTACTTCATGTACTGGATATCGCGCCAGCCGCACATGAAGCGGACAAACCGTTTCATAGCCGGTGTGAGAATGAGCGACTACTACgacagcgacagcgacagcgaagacgaagacgacgggTTCGGTGATGAATTCTtagacgacgaagatgatgacgaagaaccatcatcttcttctggctcgTTCGACGACTACTGGGCCAAGATCATCAGTCGGGATAAATACAAAGAGGTTCGCTTTACTCCGGCCCTGGGGCGGCATATCTTCTGGTACCAGGGCCAGCCGATCATGCTCGAGCGGAGACACCAGTCCGACACCGCGAAGTTGTTGGCTAGCGAGAAGGTCTTTCTATCGTGTCTAGGCCGCAACCCTGCGGTGCTGAAAAAGATGCTCGCCGACGCGCAGCAGGCCTACGTCGAGCGCGATGGTAGCCGCACCATCATTTACCGCGGCCAGCGGCGGTGGAGCGGCAACTCGTTCTACTGGGTTCGGTGCATGGCGCGCGCGCCGCGCCCGCTGTCCACTGTTGTCCTGGACCAGGAGCAGAAACAAGCTttcgtcgacgacatcaaGGAATACTTGCATCCACGTACTCGCCGCTGGTATTCTAACCGTGGTATTCCCTATCGTCGCGGAtatcttctccatggtcCGCCTGGCACAGGGAAGACGAGTCTCTGCTTCGCTGCGGCGGGCATGTTGGGCCTGAAGATTTATCTTCTCAACTTGAACTCTAAAGCCCTCGACGAAGACAGCCTGATGTCCTTGTTCGCGGACCTGCCGCGGCGGTGTATTGTCTTGCTGGAGGATGTCGATACCGCAGGAGTCACCCACAGCCGGGGCAAAACGGCTACCACCAATGACGTCTCCAACGCTGACGATCCAACTAAAGCTGATGAAACAATCGACCTGGATACCTTACCTGACGAGGCTGAGAAAGACGGTATTACCCTCTCCGGCCTGTTGAACGTCATCGACGGCGTCGCTGCGAGCGAAGGCCGGATTCTGGTCATGACCACCAACCACGAAGACAAGCTGGATGCAGCGCTGCTACGGCCAGGTCGAGTTGACATGAGCATTACCTTTGGATTCACCAGCCGcgccgacatcgaagagCTCTTCAGCTCTATTTACATAACCATGGAGCGTGATCTTCCACGCATGCCCCTGGCCCAACCTCTGAGCAATAGCTCAGCGAAGTCGGCATCGATCTCGAGTGACacagtggtggtggagaaACCAGAGTCCATTAAGGAAGTTAAtgacaaagagaaagaggaagaaagaccAAACAAGGAGCTCCAGCAACGTCTCGAATCCTTGCGCGCTCACATCAGCCTCATGGCGTCGGAATTTGCCTCCATCGTTCCCAGCGGCGAGTTCACTGCCGCTGAGATCCAGGGGTATCTTCTTAATCACAAAGATAGGCCTGAAAAGGCAATCGCGGGTGCTGAGGCCTGGGTGCAGAGTGTACGGGAGAAAAGGCGCGCGCGGGAGGAAAATTGA
- a CDS encoding uncharacterized protein (ID:PFLUO_001415-T1.cds;~source:funannotate), with amino-acid sequence MRSFTSPWAWATIALAFSPAVLSGPVKRTNGPWLAINSDFPDPSFLQAADGVWYAFGTNGNGHRIQVANSTDFVTWTLLDIEALPTVASWELDEEHWAPDVILRDDGKYVMYYSGDAASDSPHHCVGTAIADAPAGPYVPSDTPLSCRLDQGGSIDPSGFLDSTGTRYVVFKVDGNSIGHGGDCNNMVDPIVPTPIMLQEVAADGVTPVGDAVQILDRTADDGPLVEAPNLILQGDTYFLFYSSYCFTDPQYSVKYATAPAITGPYTPSGVQLVQTGDYGLTSPGGATVCGCGQEMVFHGFCGDVAAQNERCMYAANVIVDGTTITLA; translated from the exons ATGCGGTCCTTCACCTCACCATGGGCATGGGCTACCATCGCCCTGGCTTTCTCCCCGGCTGTCCTCTCAGGACCAGTCAAGAGAACCAATGGGCCATGGTTGGCCATTAACTCCGACTTCCCGGACCCGAGCTTCCTCCAGGCCGCCGACGGTGTCTGGTATGCTTTTGGCACGAACGGTAATGGCCACCGCATCCAGGTTGCCAACTCGACGGACTTTGTCACATGGACGCTGCTGGACATTGAGGCGTTGCCGACAGTAGCGAGTTGGGAGCTTGACGAAGAGCACTGGGCCCCGGACGTGATTCTGCGC GATGACGGAAAATATGTCATGTACTATTCAGGTGACGCCGCATCCGATTCACCACACCACTGCGTCGGCACAGCAATCGCAGACGCCCCAGCAGGCCCCTACGTGCCCAGCGACACGCCGCTCTCATGCCGTCTGGACCAGGGTGGATCAATCGACCCATCTGGATTCCTGGACTCGACGGGAACCCGATACGTGGTGTTCAAGGTAGACGGTAACAGCATCGGACACGGCGGCGACTGCAACAACATGGTTGATCCCATCGTCCCGACCCCCATTATGCTGCAGGAAGTCGCAGCCGACGGCGTCACGCCCGTGGGCGATGCAGTGCAGATTCTCGACCGCACCGCAGACGACGGGCCGCTTGTCGAAGCGCCTAACCTCATCCTTCAGGGCGATACTTATTTCCTTTTCTACTCGTCGTATTGCTTCACGGATCCGCAGTATAGTGTGAAATATGCGACTGCGCCCGCTATTACTGGACCCTACACTCCGAGTGGCGTTCAGTTGGTCCAGACTGGCGACTATGGGCTCACTTCGCCAGGCGGTGCGACTGTTTGTGGCTGTGGCCAGGAGATGGTGTTCCATGGCTTCTGTGGAGATGTCGCCGCTCAGAATGAGAGGTGTATGTATGCTGCGAACGTTATCGTTGATGGCACGACCATTACCCTTGCGTGA